ATGTTATCAGGCGTTATCTTGAATACCGTGGTTTCAAGGTGAAATATGTTCAAAACTTCACGGATATTGATGATAAATTGATCCGCAAAGCAGCCCAGATGAAAACGAGTGTTTCCGAGGTGGCAGCCCGGTTCATCGAGGCCTATTTTGAAGATGCGGCCAGGTTGGGGATCAAGAAAGCCACCCTTCACCCCAGGGCCACCGAAAATATCGAAGCCATTATCGGGTTGATAGAGAGTTTGTGCGAAAAGGGCCTTGCCTATCAAAGCGGGGGGGATGTCCTCTATGATACGGAAAAATTCCCGGCTTACGGCAAACTTTCACAGCAGAAGAAGGAAGAACTTGTTTCCGGAGCAAGGGTCAGGGTCGATGAAAATAAACGGAATCCCCTCGATTTTGTCTTGTGGAAGGCGGCCAAGCCGGGCGAACCATCATGGGACAGCCCCTGGGGTAGTGGAAGGCCGGGGTGGCATATTGAATGTTCAGCGATGTCGTTGAATCATCTGGGGGAGACGATCGATATCCATGCTGGCGGCCCCGATCTGATCTTTCCGCATCATGAAAATGAGATCGCTCAGAGTGAGGGGGCCACGGGAAAGCCTTTTGTGAACTACTGGCTTCATGCTGGCTACCTCAATATCGATGCGGAGAAGATGTCCAAATCCCTGGGCAATGTTTTGAATATCAGGGATCTGATTCCCAGGTACAACCCGCTGGATATCCGTTTCTTCATGCTATCCTCGCACTATCGCCACCCCCTCAATTACAGTGAAAAGCTACTGGAGGCGGCCATGGCAGGGCGGAACAGACTGCAAACATTGTATGAAAATCTTCTTTCTGGACTTGACAGGGCCGGAACTTTTCCGTACGGAACGGCAGAAAAAACTCTGGAACGTGAACTGTCGGCTTCCCGCAAGAAATTCAAGGAAGCGATGGATGATGATTTCAACACGGCGGAGGCCATCGGTGAACTGTTCTCGTTGGTCAGGGCCACCAATGTTTATCTGGCTGGTAAAAAACTTGATCGCGACCTGTTGATGGCCGTTCGGGAATTTATCGAAGAGGCCAATGAAATATTCAGCATTGTTGATCTCGAAGAAGAAGAAAGATCTCTCGAAGAAAGAGTCAAGGAAGCTATTGAACGCCGCGAGGAGGCTCGTCGCAACAAGGATTGGGCCACTGCTGACCGGATCAGGGACGAGCTTGATGCCGGGGGGATCACATTGGAGGATACCTCCCATGGGGTTAGATGGAAAATAAAAGGCGAGAAGCCTGGTTGAGTGGCGGGCTCCTTTTTGCATCGGGTCATCCGGGGCAGTACAGCGGGAAACGGGGCGTCTGACGTGGTCAAGCGTAATGAAATAATCTACGGGCGGCAGGC
This is a stretch of genomic DNA from Bacillota bacterium. It encodes these proteins:
- a CDS encoding cysteine--tRNA ligase gives rise to the protein MSVLRVYNTLTRQKDEFKPLRDGEISFYVCGPTVYDYFHIGNARVFIVFDVIRRYLEYRGFKVKYVQNFTDIDDKLIRKAAQMKTSVSEVAARFIEAYFEDAARLGIKKATLHPRATENIEAIIGLIESLCEKGLAYQSGGDVLYDTEKFPAYGKLSQQKKEELVSGARVRVDENKRNPLDFVLWKAAKPGEPSWDSPWGSGRPGWHIECSAMSLNHLGETIDIHAGGPDLIFPHHENEIAQSEGATGKPFVNYWLHAGYLNIDAEKMSKSLGNVLNIRDLIPRYNPLDIRFFMLSSHYRHPLNYSEKLLEAAMAGRNRLQTLYENLLSGLDRAGTFPYGTAEKTLERELSASRKKFKEAMDDDFNTAEAIGELFSLVRATNVYLAGKKLDRDLLMAVREFIEEANEIFSIVDLEEEERSLEERVKEAIERREEARRNKDWATADRIRDELDAGGITLEDTSHGVRWKIKGEKPG